The following are encoded together in the Hyalangium minutum genome:
- a CDS encoding two-component regulator propeller domain-containing protein — protein MLALGVLVALMGSSGSAWALDANKTLLQFPHRSWQAEHGLPQNSVLSLAQTPDGYLWVGTLEGLVRFDGVRFTVFDETNTPELADPTVRRLALSQDGTLWIGTERGLTRMKQGVFSAVSPAPGSPLRGFVDLLAASDGSLWIATELRELLQLSGDHLRSWTARDGLAHETVRALAEDSQGAIWAGSAAGLQRWDGKMWTPPFPVEGKPAVAVRSVAFGPDGALWVGTEEGDVYQLQEGTLRRVPEASLPGAPVSSLLVDRAGTLWVGSQGRGPLRLARGQSSQPDASHALANSLVMDLLEDTEGNLWIGTEGRGLHRLKDAPFTPYGPPEGLAHEMVTAIHEARDGGLWFATWGGGVTRFQDGQMTTWTTRAGLLQDWVSLIAEGSDGSLWFGSPQGISRWHSGKFTVFSLSQGALPGRVRALHEDSQGTLWAGTDKGLVRWNGERFEPFLPEGGLPGEIIAFLHGSAAGGVWVATFGGGLAYLQAGKAVLQIPENGPLRGKILAMHEDALGTLWIGTMEGLYRWKEGRLRRLTRTEGLFDNRIFQILPDGRGNLWMSCNKGIFRVPQEDLEAVADARLKRVESYVYGTEDGMRSAECNGMTWPAGTRTRDGRLWFPTIRGAVAYDLTQEEQRTAPPRVLIEQLRVDGRAIPPAAWGSISPGEGSVEIHYTSPGLRAPQSLHFRYQLEGMDVEPAEAGPRRVAYYTHLPPGHYRFQVMAQSTEGGLGSPVAELRFYLQPRFHQTILFRVVCVLAAVLGVAGAVWLRLRQLRLRAQELQVRVSERTVELATVNADLSARIEELQTTRERLVLAEKMAAVGTLAAGVGHEINNPLAFIIANLNFVTEEVREAARQEGPGGRWAEVEQALGESVQGAERVRRIVLDLRTFSRLAPVHRGRVDLHAVLDSVLSVADAQIRPRARVVKDYGEVPSVVVDEKRLGQVFLNLLMNAAQAIPEGQPQAHEVRVTTRQGERDRVVVSVRDTGTGISPEVLPRIFEPFFTTKPVGVGMGLGLSICHTYVQAMGGEIRVQSEQGHGATFEVVLPLVQEDASTEPLRRPS, from the coding sequence GTGCTGGCGCTGGGCGTGCTCGTGGCCCTTATGGGAAGCAGCGGGAGCGCCTGGGCCCTGGATGCGAACAAGACGCTGCTCCAGTTTCCCCACCGATCCTGGCAGGCGGAGCACGGGCTGCCGCAGAACAGCGTCCTGTCGCTTGCGCAGACGCCCGACGGCTACCTCTGGGTGGGCACCCTGGAAGGACTGGTCCGCTTCGACGGGGTGCGCTTCACCGTCTTTGACGAGACGAACACACCCGAACTCGCGGACCCTACCGTCCGCCGCCTCGCGCTCAGCCAGGACGGGACGCTCTGGATCGGTACGGAGAGAGGGCTGACCCGCATGAAGCAGGGCGTCTTCTCCGCCGTCTCCCCGGCGCCGGGGTCGCCCCTCCGCGGCTTCGTCGACCTGCTGGCCGCCAGCGATGGGAGCCTCTGGATCGCCACCGAGCTGCGCGAGCTGTTACAGCTCTCCGGCGACCACCTGCGGAGCTGGACGGCCCGTGACGGGCTTGCCCACGAGACCGTGAGGGCGCTCGCCGAGGACTCTCAGGGGGCCATCTGGGCGGGCAGCGCCGCAGGACTGCAGCGGTGGGACGGAAAGATGTGGACGCCGCCATTCCCCGTCGAGGGCAAGCCGGCGGTGGCGGTTCGCTCGGTGGCCTTTGGCCCGGACGGAGCGCTGTGGGTGGGCACCGAGGAGGGCGACGTGTACCAGCTCCAGGAGGGCACTCTGCGGCGGGTGCCCGAGGCGAGCCTGCCGGGCGCACCTGTCTCCTCCCTTCTGGTGGATCGGGCGGGCACCCTCTGGGTTGGGAGCCAGGGACGCGGCCCCCTGCGGCTCGCGCGCGGCCAAAGCTCGCAGCCGGATGCGTCGCATGCGCTGGCCAACAGCCTGGTGATGGATCTGCTCGAGGACACCGAGGGCAACCTGTGGATTGGCACGGAAGGCCGAGGGCTCCATCGGCTCAAGGATGCGCCCTTCACCCCCTACGGCCCTCCGGAGGGCCTGGCGCACGAGATGGTGACGGCCATCCACGAGGCGCGTGACGGAGGTCTCTGGTTCGCCACCTGGGGCGGGGGCGTTACCCGCTTCCAGGACGGGCAGATGACCACGTGGACCACACGCGCGGGGCTCCTCCAGGATTGGGTCAGTCTCATCGCCGAGGGGAGCGATGGCAGCCTCTGGTTTGGCTCGCCGCAGGGCATCAGCCGGTGGCACTCGGGCAAGTTCACCGTCTTCAGCCTGAGCCAGGGGGCCCTGCCGGGGCGCGTGCGAGCCCTGCACGAGGACTCACAGGGCACACTCTGGGCCGGTACGGACAAGGGGCTCGTCCGATGGAACGGCGAGCGCTTCGAGCCGTTCCTGCCGGAGGGCGGACTTCCAGGCGAGATCATCGCCTTCCTGCACGGGAGCGCCGCGGGGGGCGTCTGGGTGGCGACGTTCGGCGGAGGGCTCGCCTACCTCCAGGCGGGCAAGGCCGTCTTGCAGATCCCCGAGAATGGCCCGCTGCGCGGAAAGATCCTGGCGATGCATGAGGATGCCTTGGGCACGCTCTGGATCGGCACCATGGAAGGCCTCTACCGCTGGAAGGAGGGGCGCCTGAGGCGGCTGACACGCACCGAGGGGCTCTTCGACAACCGCATCTTCCAGATCCTCCCGGATGGGCGCGGCAACCTGTGGATGAGCTGCAACAAGGGCATCTTCCGCGTGCCCCAGGAGGATCTTGAGGCTGTGGCGGACGCGCGCCTCAAGCGCGTGGAGTCCTACGTCTACGGGACGGAGGATGGGATGCGCTCCGCGGAGTGCAATGGGATGACGTGGCCCGCGGGGACCCGGACCCGCGATGGCCGGCTGTGGTTCCCCACCATTCGTGGCGCCGTCGCCTATGACTTGACCCAGGAAGAGCAGCGCACGGCTCCGCCGCGAGTGCTCATCGAGCAGCTTCGAGTGGATGGCCGCGCCATTCCCCCGGCCGCGTGGGGCAGCATCTCGCCGGGGGAGGGAAGCGTGGAGATTCACTACACGTCTCCGGGGCTGCGCGCCCCGCAGAGTCTGCACTTCCGCTACCAGCTCGAGGGCATGGATGTAGAGCCGGCAGAGGCCGGGCCGCGGCGTGTGGCCTATTACACGCACCTGCCACCGGGGCATTACCGGTTCCAGGTGATGGCGCAGTCCACCGAGGGAGGGTTGGGCTCCCCTGTGGCGGAGCTGCGGTTCTACCTGCAGCCCCGCTTCCACCAGACGATCCTGTTCCGCGTGGTGTGCGTGCTGGCGGCCGTGCTGGGAGTGGCAGGCGCGGTGTGGCTGCGCCTGCGCCAACTGCGCCTGCGCGCTCAGGAACTGCAGGTCCGCGTCAGCGAGCGCACCGTCGAGCTGGCCACCGTCAACGCCGACCTGAGTGCCCGCATCGAGGAGCTGCAGACCACCCGGGAGCGGCTTGTCCTTGCGGAGAAGATGGCGGCGGTGGGCACGCTCGCCGCGGGGGTGGGGCACGAGATCAACAACCCGCTGGCCTTCATCATCGCCAACCTGAACTTTGTCACCGAGGAGGTGCGCGAAGCCGCGCGGCAAGAAGGGCCGGGTGGGCGATGGGCGGAGGTGGAGCAGGCGCTCGGCGAATCGGTGCAGGGCGCGGAGCGGGTCCGCCGCATCGTCCTGGATCTCCGGACATTCTCGCGCCTGGCCCCCGTGCACCGGGGGCGGGTGGATCTCCACGCGGTGCTGGACTCCGTGCTCTCCGTCGCAGACGCCCAGATACGCCCCCGCGCCCGGGTGGTGAAGGACTACGGGGAGGTGCCGTCCGTGGTCGTGGACGAGAAGCGGCTGGGCCAGGTGTTCCTCAACCTGCTGATGAACGCGGCCCAGGCCATTCCTGAGGGCCAACCCCAGGCCCACGAGGTTCGTGTCACTACGCGCCAAGGCGAACGAGACCGGGTCGTCGTGTCGGTCCGAGATACCGGCACGGGCATCTCTCCCGAGGTGTTGCCACGCATCTTCGAGCCCTTCTTCACCACCAAGCCGGTGGGTGTGGGGATGGGCCTGGGACTCTCCATCTGCCACACCTATGTCCAAGCCATGGGCGGAGAGATCCGTGTGCAGAGTGAGCAGGGGCACGGCGC
- a CDS encoding MYXO-CTERM sorting domain-containing protein, giving the protein MSASRLVPLLTSLVALSLTGCGGDGGAAEELDSYKEAKLESGDDVKQWSGSASAVTIFFFSMTPMIAADLSQQGENAINCPEVITEGSKKTYKGGCTDKSGKTWFGTAVTESFNQETSTVGLIRYEGFGYGSPKTCGGGQTASSSLKVDGEIKGEGTQSTSKPTFDINFRMELGSVNEDDCTLKSNTMLIDYEGSFEPMGDGQKWNGKGRIGSASIGKVEVSTVDQVLDTEACLNESLSGSTTLKAGKNTVVVTYDGATDCDDDSTAHWSLNGQDQGKMAGIGCSAGGGGMGLAWGALAALLLLWPRRRCG; this is encoded by the coding sequence ATGTCAGCAAGCAGGCTTGTACCCCTTCTCACTTCCCTCGTTGCTCTGTCCCTGACGGGCTGTGGAGGCGACGGCGGCGCCGCGGAAGAACTCGACAGCTACAAGGAGGCGAAGCTGGAGAGCGGCGATGACGTCAAGCAGTGGTCCGGAAGCGCCAGTGCGGTCACCATCTTCTTCTTCTCCATGACGCCCATGATCGCGGCCGACCTGTCGCAGCAGGGAGAGAACGCGATCAACTGTCCCGAGGTGATCACCGAGGGCTCGAAAAAGACCTACAAAGGTGGCTGCACCGACAAGAGCGGCAAGACGTGGTTCGGCACCGCGGTCACCGAGTCGTTCAACCAGGAGACGTCCACGGTGGGGCTGATCCGCTATGAGGGCTTCGGCTACGGGAGCCCCAAGACCTGTGGGGGTGGACAGACCGCGTCCAGCTCGCTCAAGGTCGACGGCGAGATCAAAGGAGAGGGCACCCAGAGCACCTCCAAGCCGACCTTCGACATCAACTTCCGCATGGAGCTGGGCAGCGTCAACGAGGATGACTGCACTCTCAAGAGCAACACGATGCTCATCGACTACGAAGGCTCGTTCGAGCCGATGGGCGACGGCCAGAAGTGGAACGGCAAGGGAAGGATCGGCTCGGCCAGCATCGGCAAGGTGGAGGTCTCCACGGTGGATCAGGTCCTCGACACGGAGGCGTGTCTGAACGAGTCGCTCTCGGGCTCGACGACGCTCAAGGCGGGCAAGAACACCGTGGTGGTGACGTATGACGGCGCCACGGACTGTGACGACGATTCAACCGCTCACTGGAGCCTCAACGGACAGGACCAGGGGAAGATGGCGGGAATCGGTTGCTCGGCGGGGGGTGGGGGAATGGGCCTCGCCTGGGGCGCGCTGGCGGCCCTGCTGCTCCTGTGGCCCCGCCGTCGCTGCGGCTGA
- a CDS encoding serine/threonine protein kinase, whose amino-acid sequence MSDDDVTAADPHPPVHGSIVGAWLILERLDSGTFGVVFRACRAGHPESPPVALKMAKSPWDARFERESEVLEEGGPPSMPRFEDRGLWTGSKSCLYPYVVMELVQGLRLYEWLKVQPRTSRDVLRVLVQLAGALASAHARGVIHRDVKGDNIRVTSEGRAVLLDWGSCWKADGRALTDSPAPPGTSAYRPPEQRDFVYRFRMDTEARWKSHPSDDLYALGVTLYRLVTGAYPPPCTDGAGVIEREVPPPTQRATVCVELEKIILRLLSDVPKDRGTAEQLVRECTVLVESNGEGLDQHIRSTASALQTESGPPSSDGQNDVPASGSSGTEPSRHPPSSRSSSTHGDCRRRQGLPPWLTQAAASALGTGVVVALAALLITLPTPQVQPALSPTPWLAAPEEVARELTPDAGVAEEALASVQDVSGAVPPSFLAFGRPMPKTPLPGQRTPPCLRGEKEINGGCWLGPLEDERPPCGDTLYDYQGKCYHALGPVLRPPTSQEP is encoded by the coding sequence ATGAGTGATGATGACGTGACAGCCGCAGACCCTCATCCCCCCGTGCACGGCTCCATTGTGGGAGCCTGGCTGATCCTCGAGCGCCTGGACTCCGGAACCTTCGGAGTGGTGTTCCGGGCCTGCCGCGCCGGCCACCCGGAATCCCCCCCCGTGGCGCTCAAAATGGCCAAGAGCCCATGGGACGCGCGCTTCGAGCGCGAGTCGGAGGTGCTGGAGGAGGGTGGGCCCCCAAGCATGCCTCGCTTCGAGGACCGAGGACTGTGGACAGGGTCGAAGTCCTGCCTCTATCCCTACGTGGTGATGGAGCTGGTGCAGGGCTTGCGCCTCTACGAGTGGCTGAAGGTGCAGCCGCGCACCAGCCGGGATGTGCTCCGGGTGCTGGTGCAGCTCGCAGGCGCCCTGGCATCCGCTCACGCCCGCGGAGTCATCCATCGGGACGTGAAAGGCGACAACATTCGTGTCACCTCCGAAGGCCGCGCCGTGCTCCTCGACTGGGGGAGCTGTTGGAAGGCAGACGGGCGCGCCCTCACGGACTCACCAGCGCCCCCGGGAACCAGCGCGTACCGGCCACCAGAGCAGCGAGACTTCGTGTATCGCTTCCGGATGGACACGGAGGCACGGTGGAAGTCCCATCCCTCGGATGACCTGTATGCCCTAGGTGTCACCCTCTATCGGCTCGTGACGGGCGCTTACCCCCCTCCCTGCACGGATGGAGCTGGCGTCATCGAGCGCGAGGTGCCTCCGCCCACTCAGCGGGCCACGGTGTGTGTGGAACTTGAGAAGATTATCCTCAGGCTGCTATCGGATGTGCCGAAAGACAGGGGCACCGCGGAACAGCTCGTTCGAGAGTGCACCGTGCTGGTGGAGTCCAATGGGGAGGGGCTGGACCAACACATCCGCTCCACTGCCAGTGCGCTTCAGACAGAGAGCGGTCCTCCTTCCTCGGATGGACAGAATGATGTGCCTGCCAGTGGGAGCTCCGGCACCGAACCCTCTCGGCACCCTCCGTCCTCGCGCAGTTCCTCGACGCACGGGGACTGCCGCCGTCGGCAAGGCTTGCCCCCCTGGCTCACGCAGGCCGCTGCTTCCGCGCTGGGAACTGGGGTGGTGGTGGCCCTTGCCGCCTTGCTCATCACCCTTCCGACGCCCCAGGTTCAGCCCGCGCTGTCCCCCACTCCCTGGCTCGCAGCACCGGAGGAGGTAGCGCGCGAGCTGACACCGGATGCTGGAGTGGCTGAGGAGGCTCTGGCCAGTGTGCAGGACGTGTCTGGAGCAGTACCCCCCTCTTTTCTTGCTTTCGGCCGACCGATGCCGAAAACCCCGCTCCCTGGGCAGCGCACGCCACCTTGCCTGCGCGGCGAGAAGGAGATCAACGGAGGTTGTTGGTTGGGTCCGCTTGAAGATGAGCGCCCTCCATGCGGTGACACACTCTACGACTACCAGGGTAAGTGCTACCACGCTCTGGGGCCGGTATTGCGCCCGCCAACCTCCCAGGAGCCTTGA
- a CDS encoding serine/threonine protein kinase yields the protein MSDDDVTAADPHPPVHGSIVGPWLILERLDSGSFGVVFRACRAGHPDSPPVALKMAKSPWDARFERESEVLEEGGPPSMPRFEDRGLWTGPKSRRYPYVVMELVQGLRLYEWLQARPRTSRDVLRVLVQLAGALASAHARGVIHRDVKGDNIRVTPEGRAVLLDWGSCWKADGRALTDSPAPPGTSAYRPPEQRDFVYRFRMDTEARWKSRPSDDLYALGVTLYRLVTGAYLPPCTDGAGLIEREVPPPTQRATVCVEFETIILRLISDVPKDRGTAEQLVRECTVLVQSDGEGLDQHIRSTVSALPTESGPPSSDGQNDAPASESSDTESSRPPPSSRSSSTLSDCSRRQGLPPWLMQAGASALGAGVVVALAALLITLPTPQVQPALSPTPWLATPEEVARELTPDAGVGEEALARVQEVERRVGPWLLSLGRPMPSKPYPDQRRPPCERGEKEINGACWVGPLREEVPPCGDKMFEYEGGCYFASFTGPKTPTSGEP from the coding sequence ATGAGTGATGATGACGTGACAGCCGCAGACCCTCATCCCCCCGTGCATGGCTCCATCGTGGGGCCTTGGCTCATCCTCGAGCGCCTGGACTCGGGAAGTTTCGGAGTGGTGTTCCGGGCCTGCCGCGCCGGCCACCCGGACTCGCCCCCCGTGGCGCTCAAGATGGCCAAGAGCCCATGGGACGCGCGCTTCGAGCGCGAGTCGGAGGTGCTGGAGGAGGGTGGGCCCCCAAGCATGCCCCGCTTCGAGGACCGCGGACTGTGGACAGGGCCGAAGTCCCGCCGCTATCCCTACGTGGTGATGGAACTGGTGCAGGGCCTGCGCCTCTACGAGTGGCTGCAGGCGCGGCCGCGCACCAGCCGGGATGTGCTCCGGGTGCTGGTACAGCTCGCAGGCGCCCTGGCATCCGCCCACGCCCGCGGAGTCATCCACCGGGACGTGAAAGGCGACAACATTCGCGTCACCCCCGAAGGCCGTGCTGTGCTGCTCGATTGGGGAAGCTGTTGGAAGGCAGACGGGCGCGCCCTCACGGACTCACCGGCGCCCCCGGGAACCAGCGCGTACCGGCCACCAGAGCAGCGAGACTTCGTGTATCGCTTCCGTATGGACACGGAGGCGCGGTGGAAGTCCCGTCCCTCGGATGACCTGTATGCCCTAGGTGTCACCCTCTATCGACTCGTGACGGGCGCTTACCTTCCTCCCTGCACGGATGGAGCTGGCCTCATCGAGCGCGAGGTGCCGCCGCCCACTCAGCGGGCCACGGTGTGCGTGGAATTCGAGACGATCATCCTCAGGCTGATATCGGATGTGCCGAAAGACAGGGGCACCGCGGAACAGCTCGTTCGAGAGTGCACCGTGCTGGTGCAGTCTGATGGAGAGGGGCTGGACCAACACATCCGCTCCACTGTCAGTGCGCTTCCGACGGAGAGCGGCCCGCCTTCCTCGGATGGACAGAATGATGCGCCTGCCAGTGAGAGCTCCGACACCGAATCCTCTCGGCCCCCTCCGTCTTCGCGCAGCTCCTCGACGCTGAGTGACTGCAGCCGTCGGCAAGGCTTGCCCCCTTGGCTCATGCAGGCCGGCGCTTCCGCGCTGGGCGCTGGGGTGGTGGTGGCCCTTGCTGCCCTGCTCATCACCCTCCCCACGCCCCAGGTTCAGCCCGCGCTGTCCCCCACGCCCTGGCTCGCCACACCGGAGGAGGTAGCGCGCGAGCTGACGCCGGATGCAGGGGTGGGTGAGGAGGCTCTGGCCCGCGTGCAGGAAGTGGAGCGACGAGTGGGGCCGTGGCTCCTGTCCCTCGGGCGGCCGATGCCCTCGAAGCCCTACCCGGATCAGCGCCGCCCGCCCTGTGAGCGCGGTGAAAAGGAGATCAACGGGGCCTGCTGGGTTGGCCCTCTCCGGGAAGAAGTGCCGCCCTGTGGCGACAAGATGTTCGAATACGAAGGCGGCTGCTACTTCGCTTCCTTCACCGGTCCCAAGACGCCCACTTCGGGGGAGCCCTGA